CCAATGCGGTCGCGACGAAGCCTTGCGCCCGCCATGACATAGCTGCACGCCAAATGCGCCAGCGCTGTTTTCATGGAAGAACTTGCATATTCGGCCAATCGCAGCCTCTTGCGCGTCGGTGTACAGCGCCAAACTTGCTGGATTGTTGCGGGCAATCGCCTCCACATAACATGATTCGGTAAACACCATGCCGGCCCCAGAGACCGCGAACTGCCCGAGATGCATAATATGCCAATCGCCGGCCACACCTTCGTCGGCGGAAAATTGAGTCATCGGTTCAACGACAATTCGGTTGGGCAAGGTCAGGCCTCGCATCGTCACAGGTTCAAACAGTCGAATAGTCATCAATCAACCTTCTTAGATCGGATTAGTCGAAACGCGCTTTCCCACGACTATCTTTGAATAAAATTGTGGAAATCAATGCAAAAAGTCCCGGTTGAGGCTCCTGCCCAGCACTGCACCAACTTCTCACGTGCCATATAGACGAGCAATAATTTAATTGTTAAATGACGAATTTGAAGACAAAATTTTATTTAGTCGTGACTGCGATATTAAAGACATCCTAAACTCGGTATTTCGGGGGCGTAGTATATAATCAAGGCCAATCTATATGAGTGATAATAAACGCGCGGCTGAACGCTATGAACTGCCGACATTGACGGCTGAAGTCGACGGCATGGAATGCGTGTTGCTGAACGTTTCTTCAACTGGCGTTCTGTTAGGGGATATGGCGAACAAGTTTGCGCTCGGCGAACCCATAACCGTTTATATTTTCATCCCCCTTAAACACGGCATGACCAACCTGAAGATCAAAGGCACTGTCGCTCGTTCAGACGGTGTGAGTATTGGCGTAAATTACAAGACCCCCACCAGAACCTGGGACCGATTGCTTAAGGTCTTATCAACGCTCTGAACATAGCGCTACTAGGCGACCGTCGACACTTCATCCGAAACTGTGGTGCGGCGCATGTCGCGGATATCTGTCGGTTCGTGCCAGCGCCCTCTGTGCATGGTGCAGCGGTTGTCCCACATCAGCACATCGCCTTGTAGCCAATGGTGGGTATAGACGTATTTCCGTTGCGTCGCGTGCTCCATCAAATCAAGCAGCAAAATCTTCGCTTCGGGAACTGGTAGGCCCTGAATGCTGCCGGCATGGGATGCTAAGTACAGGCTTTTGCGCTTTGAGCCGGGATGGGTGCGTACCAATACCTGCGGCACCGGCGGCAAGCCTTCGTGTTCTTCCTTGGTGAAGTTCGTAAACCCCAAAATGGCGCGAGAGTTAAAGATTGAATGCTCACAAATATAGTCTTCGATCTCCGCCTTGCGACCCTCTGACAGATCATCATAGGCCGCCCGCATGTCAGCCAGTTCGGTTTCGCCGCCCTTGCTTGGCAAGGTGCGGGCGGACAACAAGGAATAGCGGGCGGGAACGCGCTTGAAACTGCTGTCTGTGTGCCATAAACGATTGGCCAGACTGCTCATCAAGCGATAGTCATTCGGTTCCAAAATCTTGCCGGTTTCATCCAGGTTGGAGATATCCGACATATGAATATCAAGCCGGACTGGGTAGTCCAAGCGATGCGCCCGGCGCGATGTCTCCAATGGTCCAAACAGCTCGCTAAACCGCATCTGCGCGTCATCATCCAAGGCCTGATCACGAAAAACCAGCGCGCCATGGGTGTCCATGCCAGCAATTATTTCGGCTTGAGTCTCCGCGTCAACTGGCTCGCACAAGTCAATTCCCGTGACTTCTCCGACGAACGGTGAATTGAGAGCGGTGATTTTCATGGCGTCCTCATCGTGGTGACCTTCTGGTATAAACCTGAAATCTATGATGCCAAGCCTTGATTAAGAACATCTGCGATATTTTTAAGCTTTCCCTTCATCTCAAAGCCGCTAAGCGAAATTGAGGAACTGTCGAGCCAAAAAAATATTTTTTTAATGAAGGGTGCGCTTCTCCTTCGATTGGCGATGAGGGCTTCCAAATTCTTTGGAAAAATTTCGAGCGTGCTATAGTCCGCCAATCCAATTCTATTTATGTCGAGATCAATTCTGTCAATATCATCCCACGTCACCCGTCCGGCCCTAAGCCCTGATATATTATCGATAATGCCTTCGTCATCGATGATGAACACCGGAGAAAACTTTATTAAAAGCAAAACAGATCGGATCATCCCAGCGCCGAAAACAAGGGCAAAAATTAAACCGAACAGCATGCCCCACGAAGGATCAAATCCGTCTTTTCCCGAAAACCCGAGAGCTGCAAAAGCAACAAAACCATAAACAAACGTCCCCAAAAGCGACTTCACCTTTGACGTATAAAATTTATGAACACCGATATCTTTAGGCAATTCCAGACCTCCCCACTCAAAAGGTGGCTCTCGTTGCGATGGGGAAGTATGAACCTGTTCGCGGCGAATTCCAATGGCGTGAGGTTGGCAAGTGGTTTAGTGAGGGCTGACGATTCGCTCCAAGGGGAACTGAACTGTTACCGTTGTTCCCTCTTGCGGGATGCTTTCAATATCAAGGGTTCCGCCATGAATTTCCACAAGCTGCTTTGATAAGGGGAGCCCCAATCCGGTGCCCTCTTGCTTCCGCACTAAAGAGGACTTTGCCTGCCCAAAGGGTTCAAGTGCCTTCTTGATTCCCGCCGGGGTCATGCCCAGCCCCGTATCAGACACCACAAACCTGATACCTTCAGCCTTGTCCTGATGGCACGAAATCGATACATCGCCGTTCTCCGGCGTGAATTTTACCGCGTTGGAAAGCAAGTTCAGGAGGATTTGCTTAAAGCGACGAGAATCGGCTCGAATGGCGAACAGACTTTCGTCAATCTCATACGACACATTCACCTTGCCCGAATCAGCGCGGGTTTGAATTAGCGTCACCATTTCTTCCACAACAGGGATCACCATGACCTCTTCTTCGTGCATTTCCAGCTTGCCAGCTTCGATGGCCGAAATATCAAGGATATCGTTGATGAGTTGCAGCAGATGATTGCCACTGTCGAGGATATTTCGAAGGTAATCATCTTGCTTTTCCGCCAAGCGTTCTTTCGGCATATTCATCATCAATTGCCCAAACCCCAAAATAGCATTCATCGGGGTGCGTAATTCATGGCTCATGTTGGCCAAAAATTCCGATTTTACACGGCTGGCATCTTCGGCATCTTTTCTCGCTTCGGTTAGTGCCTGTTCGGTCTGCTTGCGGGTGGTTAGATCATGAAGTGTTCCGATGAATTTGACGACGCCAACGTCGATGAATTCGTTAACCGATAAGTCCAAAGGAAAAACTGATCCGTCTTTTTTCTTTCCGCTAACTTCCCGGTATCCACCGATGATTTTTGGCTTCCCTGATTTTAGAAAATTGGAAATGTAATTGTCATGATCCGCGTGATACGGCTTAGGCATTAATATTGAAATATTTTTTCCCTCTAACTCCTTAAACGAATAGCCAAACATTTCCTCTATGACGGGATTGACGTACTCAACATCTCCCTTAGCGTCGATTGTAACAACGCCTTCAGCCATGCTGTCGAGCAAAAGGTTCAGGTGGTCTCTCGCTTCCCTCACACGCAGTTCAGCGATATTGCCCTTAATAAGTTGCGCGCGAAGTTCGTCGGTCCGTTCTTTAACCCGCCCCTCCAATTCAACATGGGATTTACGGAGCGCTTCTTCGGCACGCTTGCGCTCTGAAATATCTGCCCTGATTGAACAAACCGCAGGCTCGCCGCCCCAATCAATAACGAACGAACGGCGAATTTCCCAAAACTCTGAACCATCTCTCCGCCGGCCCCTGACTTCCTTGTCCCAGCTAACGCCATCTCCCGCCAGCACCCGATTATGATCGCCAATGTTGAATTCTGGACTGGTCAATACTTCGGTTGAGTCAAGAGACAGAATTTCATCACTCTCCGCGAAATCATACATACTCGCCAATGCTTGGTTGGCATACAGCGGCTTATAATTTCGATGAACGAGAATACCTTGACTTGAACAATCTATCAGCGAACGGAAACGCGCCTCACTTACCCCCAAAACCGCTTG
The Rhodospirillaceae bacterium DNA segment above includes these coding regions:
- a CDS encoding TauD/TfdA family dioxygenase, which gives rise to MKITALNSPFVGEVTGIDLCEPVDAETQAEIIAGMDTHGALVFRDQALDDDAQMRFSELFGPLETSRRAHRLDYPVRLDIHMSDISNLDETGKILEPNDYRLMSSLANRLWHTDSSFKRVPARYSLLSARTLPSKGGETELADMRAAYDDLSEGRKAEIEDYICEHSIFNSRAILGFTNFTKEEHEGLPPVPQVLVRTHPGSKRKSLYLASHAGSIQGLPVPEAKILLLDLMEHATQRKYVYTHHWLQGDVLMWDNRCTMHRGRWHEPTDIRDMRRTTVSDEVSTVA
- a CDS encoding PilZ domain-containing protein, whose product is MSDNKRAAERYELPTLTAEVDGMECVLLNVSSTGVLLGDMANKFALGEPITVYIFIPLKHGMTNLKIKGTVARSDGVSIGVNYKTPTRTWDRLLKVLSTL
- a CDS encoding PAS domain S-box protein, with translation MAALLVGLIAIFDFSLPLGVAGGVPYVLLVLLGGWFPKPKHIIVLAIVGSIMTVFGYLFSPSGGISWVVLTNRGLALFVIWTTALLLIRQKQDQAVLGVSEARFRSLIDCSSQGILVHRNYKPLYANQALASMYDFAESDEILSLDSTEVLTSPEFNIGDHNRVLAGDGVSWDKEVRGRRRDGSEFWEIRRSFVIDWGGEPAVCSIRADISERKRAEEALRKSHVELEGRVKERTDELRAQLIKGNIAELRVREARDHLNLLLDSMAEGVVTIDAKGDVEYVNPVIEEMFGYSFKELEGKNISILMPKPYHADHDNYISNFLKSGKPKIIGGYREVSGKKKDGSVFPLDLSVNEFIDVGVVKFIGTLHDLTTRKQTEQALTEARKDAEDASRVKSEFLANMSHELRTPMNAILGFGQLMMNMPKERLAEKQDDYLRNILDSGNHLLQLINDILDISAIEAGKLEMHEEEVMVIPVVEEMVTLIQTRADSGKVNVSYEIDESLFAIRADSRRFKQILLNLLSNAVKFTPENGDVSISCHQDKAEGIRFVVSDTGLGMTPAGIKKALEPFGQAKSSLVRKQEGTGLGLPLSKQLVEIHGGTLDIESIPQEGTTVTVQFPLERIVSPH